The Elgaria multicarinata webbii isolate HBS135686 ecotype San Diego chromosome 1, rElgMul1.1.pri, whole genome shotgun sequence genome has a window encoding:
- the NPBWR2 gene encoding neuropeptides B/W receptor type 2 produces MANSSENGDLSATFNGTSNACCIDNATNINFTSHEQTPDFYVVLPVIYSVICAVGLTGNTAVIYVILKAPKMKTVTNMFILNLAIADDLFTLVLPINIAEHLLHYWPFGEILCKVILSIDHYNIFSSIYFLTVMSIDRYLVVLATVRSKRMPHRTYRAARIISFGIWFLVTLIVSPFFVFANVYEDDLNITSCGLNFPRPERFWFKASRIYTLILGFAIPVSTICILYTMMLYKLRNMHLNSNAKALDKAKKKVTIMVFIVLAVCLFCWTPFHLATIVALTTDLPQTPVVIGISYFITSLSYANSCLNPFLYAFLDDSFQKSFRKMLECRAA; encoded by the coding sequence ATGGCGAACTCCTCTGAGAACGGAGATCTGAGTGCCACTTTCAATGGGACCAGCAATGCCTGCTGCATAGACAATGCTACGAATATCAACTTCACTTCCCACGAGCAGACTCCAGACTTCTACGTTGTCCTCCCTGTGATCTATTCCGTGATCTGCGCTGTGGGTCTGACCGGCAACACAGCTGTCATCTACGTGATCCTCAAAGCCCCAAAGATGAAGACGGTCACCAACATGTTCATCCTCAACTTAGCCATAGCTGATGACCTGTTCACGCTGGTCCTGCCCATCAATATTGCGGAACACCTCTTGCACTACTGGCCTTTCGGAGAAATCCTCTGCAAAGTCATCCTGTCCATAGACCACTACAACATATTCTCCAGCATCTATTTCCTCACCGTGATGAGCATAGACAGATACTTGGTGGTCCTGGCCACTGTCAGGTCTAAGCGAATGCCCCATCGTACCTACCGGGCAGCCCGCATCATCAGCTTCGGCATTTGGTTCCTAGTCACCCTCATCGTGTCTCCCTTTTTTGTCTTTGCCAACGTCTATGAAGACGATTTGAACATCACAAGCTGCGGTCTCAATTTCCCCAGGCCCGAAAgattttggttcaaagccagcaGGATCTATACGCTCATTTTGGGCTTTGCCATCCCGGTGTCCACCATCTGCATCCTTTACACCATGATGTTGTACAAGCTGAGAAACATGCACTTGAATTCGAACGCTAAAGCCCTGGACAAAGCCAAAAAGAAAGTCACCATCATGGTGTTTATTGTCCTGGCTGTGTGCCTTTTCTGCTGGACACCATTTCATCTGGCCACCATTGTGGCTTTGACCACTGACTTGCCCCAAACTCCTGTGGTTATCGGCATCTCCTACTTCATCACCAGTCTGAGCTATGCCAACTCTTGCTTGAATCCATTCTTGTATGCTTTCCTGGACGACAGCTTTCAGAAAAGTTTCAGGAAGATGTTGGAATGCAGAGCTGCTTGA